The genomic region GTGCGAGCGTGCTCAGCCGTCGCGTACCATTGGAGGCCCTCGTAGCTGTCCCAATCCTCCTTGCTGCTCACGAGCGTGTAAACGAGGTCGAGCCCTCGCTGTTCCCCGGCCTCGGCATTCGAGGCGTGGGTGCCAAAGCCTTCCCTGGTATCGCCAGTGGCCTGGAGGTAGTCCTCTGACGGCTCCCGCAACCAATAGGGCTCGCCAGCGATCACCCAGCCGCCGGGCTCGACCATGCTCACCAGTGCATCCAGAGTGCCAGCGTGACCACCGAAGATCCAGCTGGCCCCGATACACGAAGCCAGGCTGAAGCTGTGGGGCTTGTCGGGCCGGAAGTCGGCACCGTCCATCTGCGTGAAGATGACGTTGGCCCCCGGCACGCGCGCCTCGAGCCTTCCCCTTGCCTGGAGGATGTAATAGGGAGAGATGTCGATGCCCGTGGCACGCACCCCATAGGCTTCGGCCAGACGGATCAAGAATTCGCCCTTGCCACAGGCGATGTCAACCACGCGAGAGTCCGGCGGTAGACGCAGGAGCTCGACAAGCCGCGCCAGCGCCTGCTTACTCATTGGGTTGCACACGACGTGCTCGCGATGAGTGATGTCGTAGAATTTCCAGATATCCATAGTTCGCTCTCAACTGCCTAACAAGAATTCGGCGACCGAATGCACAGCCCTGCCCCCCCCCTCAGGAGCGACACGGCAAACACGGCAACCCAGAGCAGCATGCTGTAGATGTTCAGGCGTTCAAACAGACCGAGGCCTGGGGTCGGCAAGTCAGCCTCGATCCGAGGGATCTGCATCCCGGAGAGAATGGCACCCGCCAGGATGACCGCGACCGTCAAGATCGAGTACAGGCGAAAGGCTCTTCCGCTTCCCGCAGCGGCGAAGCCGATGAACAGGAACATGAGCAGGATGAGCAGGAATGTGACAACCATGTGCATGGTTGCGCCCGCACCTTCGGCCTCGTAGTTCAATGGGAAGACGAACAGGCCCAGCATGCTGACGACTCCATATACGATGAACAGAGCTCCGGCGACGCGTAACGGGCGGTTCAAGCCCTGCAGCCATGCTCCAATGCCGAACGCAACGATCAACAGGTTGTACATCAACATAGGCACGACGATGAACGACCTAGTGGGCGCCGAAACCGCCAAGAGGTCGCTGACCATCCGCGCGGTCCAGTCATAGCCCTCCCACCT from bacterium harbors:
- a CDS encoding class I SAM-dependent methyltransferase, encoding MDIWKFYDITHREHVVCNPMSKQALARLVELLRLPPDSRVVDIACGKGEFLIRLAEAYGVRATGIDISPYYILQARGRLEARVPGANVIFTQMDGADFRPDKPHSFSLASCIGASWIFGGHAGTLDALVSMVEPGGWVIAGEPYWLREPSEDYLQATGDTREGFGTHASNAEAGEQRGLDLVYTLVSSKEDWDSYEGLQWYATAEHARTHPNDPDLPELVRRVAKNKAVYLRWGRDTLGWAIYVFRHRATEGANRAA
- a CDS encoding DUF998 domain-containing protein — translated: MKRSTEMPTTSELARDSLLLKVLLACGVISSLVYVVADILASLRWEGYDWTARMVSDLLAVSAPTRSFIVVPMLMYNLLIVAFGIGAWLQGLNRPLRVAGALFIVYGVVSMLGLFVFPLNYEAEGAGATMHMVVTFLLILLMFLFIGFAAAGSGRAFRLYSILTVAVILAGAILSGMQIPRIEADLPTPGLGLFERLNIYSMLLWVAVFAVSLLRGGAGLCIRSPNSC